From one Paeniglutamicibacter psychrophenolicus genomic stretch:
- the rplX gene encoding 50S ribosomal protein L24, whose amino-acid sequence MGAKIKKGDLVQVIAGSDRNKQGKVLKVFPAAQRVLVEGVNRVTKHTKAGQTERGTQTGGIEVVEAPMHISNVAIVDPETKKPTRVGFREETVEKNGVSKTVRVRFAKSSGKAL is encoded by the coding sequence ATGGGTGCAAAAATTAAGAAGGGTGACCTTGTTCAGGTCATCGCCGGTTCCGACCGCAACAAGCAGGGCAAGGTGCTGAAGGTATTCCCCGCAGCGCAGCGCGTTCTTGTTGAGGGCGTCAACCGCGTCACCAAGCACACCAAGGCCGGCCAGACCGAGCGTGGCACGCAGACCGGTGGCATTGAGGTCGTTGAGGCCCCGATGCACATCTCGAATGTCGCAATCGTTGACCCGGAGACCAAGAAGCCGACCCGCGTTGGCTTCCGCGAGGAAACCGTGGAGAAGAACGGCGTGTCCAAGACCGTCCGTGTTCGCTTCGCCAAGTCTTCCGGAAAGGCACTGTAA